ggggggtacattcCACACAGCTGACAGGGGGAGAGACAAAAATGGACGAGAGCCACCCACCTGCAGTGAGAACATgctccaccagggggagacagagCGTTGCTCCGCCAGgattgtgtgttttcactttGGTCACGGAAATGTAACAACTTCTAAACGAGTTCATCGATCACAAACACCAAAAAAGCAAGACATCATCAAAGAGTTGTTTCACCACAAAGGTAATAAAATGATTAAGAAAAGTGCAGCTGAGTTTGTGATTTgaaataaagtttatttttgatACCCACTGTACCAGTCTGTTCATATTGGCACATTCATCCACACTGCATGTTGGTAGAGTTGTGACATCAGCACTTGGACCATGAAAATAAGCATCTTAATCTAAAAAATTAATTGCTTTTGATGAAAGTGTAAAAGGATTGTGTTGctaaacgcacacacacacacacacacacaaacacacacacacacagaaacagaaacccACACAGCAGCCTACTAGGCTAATGTATCACCGTAATTACTGTTAGCACACAACACTAGCTAGGTATCTGCTAACAAGCTAACAGCTCTTTTGAATCACATCAGTCAGTTTAACACACAGCGTGAGCAGGACTGTTGCACGGTACAATATTGTTCTACACATTCAtgtaaacatgcacacacacacacacacacacacacacaggtaaaatgTATTaacagcacagacacactcacaagAGTCTCCCTTCAAGAGTAGAACAGAAATAACATTGAATCGTTGTCATTAAAGTGGAAAGAGACTTCTACACAGCCAGAATGGTGTCCTATATACATCTGACCCCATTTAACTGTCTCACTCACAGGGATGGAGTCCAGCGAACGTGTCTCACACTCTCATAGAGACACGTCTGTCTGGGGAGTTAACAATGAATCCAGCTGTCATCTAAATCTAATGTCCTGGATGAGAATCATTTTTATGTAATGGTATAGATGTATAgctgtatcagtgtgtgtgtgtgtgtgtgtgcgtgcgtgtgcgtgcgtgtgtgtgtgtgtgtgtgtgtgtgtgtgtgtgtgtgtgtgtgtgttttaggaaGGCACTTGCaggaacacgtgtgtgttttctaaatCGGTCACGGGCACGTGGCAGTAAGTTGGTAACCGGAGATCGTAGCGGCGTCCTGAGCTGTCCACAGCTCTGTGGTTCAGTGAGAACAGCTTCTCTGAAATGTCGTTGCGCACAACCAGAGCAAAAATCCTGGCGATGTAGCGATGTTTAGCGAAGAGCAGGTAaagtttcttcctcctccacgccaCATATTTGCAGTGATGATCAGCACAGAGAGTCACCTGCAGTAAACAAACACGACAGAGGAGACATACACAAGTGAAACGGCAACGCTGAGAACCAGCAACAGTAAGACCTCCAGCAGGACTCCCTCAGCACCACCCACAGccctgggtggatggatggatggatggatggatggatggatggatggatggatggatggatgggtggtgggtggatgggtgggtgggtgggtgggtgggtgggtgggtggatggatggatggatggatggatggatggatggatgggtgggtgggtggatggtttGGAgacataaacatttatttaaagtgtTGAATTAAcaataatgaaatatttacacTATAAATGTGTCTTGTATAGTAAAACTCTAATTTTAGGTGTTTTGACCTTTAACTCGGGTTCAAAGGTTAAAAGGTTTTGACTGTCTTTAGTTTGCTAATGATGTGAAACCAGAgttctgaaccagcagcagcagcaggttgatcCTAAAGAGAACATTGATGGAAGGTTTGGGTGTCTAAAGGGAGCCTCAGCCTGAAGCACCACCGACTAAAGGACTAAAGGAATAAGGGACTAAAGGACTAAAGAATAAGGGACTAAAGGATAAAGGACTAAAGGAATAAAGGACTAAAGGTCTTCTCTGATTATCTATAGGAATCAAACGATGGACCTGGAAGAGTCCCTCTTCTGAAGGTCTGAGGGAGTCCCACTCTGGAGAATCCAGGAACTGGAAGGGGTGTATGAAATGCAGGAACTCTCCATTCACGGTCACCCGgactctgtgggaggaaacaggCGGTTAACTGCAGGTCCCAGAACCACAGGACCCATCTGGACTAAGCCTAACCCTGAAGCATggtcatccatccttccattaAAGTTCTTGTCTGCTTGCACAGGTcaacaaccaccaccaccaccaccaccatgatcaCGTCTCTGGCCTTGCTGACCTGCCAGACAGCAGCACCGACAGCTTGTCAATGGCGGTTCTGCCCTCCACAGCGAAGCAGTGGTCCGGCTCCAGGCTGTGGACTTCTCCCTCACTGCAGGCCACGATCTTAGCGAACAGAGTGACAGACACGCCCAGCTTCTTGAACACACAGTTGTAAAGCTCCTGGAACTCCTTCTGGAAGGTAACGCTCCTCAGCCGGTACCCCGCATGCAGAACCTGAGCCAAACACACCCCGAACAGCACCAGACTCCACAGGAAGGAGTCGGTGGAGCAGGGCTCCGACCAAGCCCACAGAGTGGAGCAGAAGAAGCCGGCGGAGAGGAGCGTGAAGAGGTAGAGGAGCCCGTagaggctgctgccccctgtgaagccga
The DNA window shown above is from Takifugu flavidus isolate HTHZ2018 chromosome 10, ASM371156v2, whole genome shotgun sequence and carries:
- the popdc3 gene encoding popeye domain-containing protein 3 isoform X1, whose translation is MEPLDVAALNLTVPTAPPLCERWRGGSEGAVFHLANIFFFFGFTGGSSLYGLLYLFTLLSAGFFCSTLWAWSEPCSTDSFLWSLVLFGVCLAQVLHAGYRLRSVTFQKEFQELYNCVFKKLGVSVTLFAKIVACSEGEVHSLEPDHCFAVEGRTAIDKLSVLLSGRVRVTVNGEFLHFIHPFQFLDSPEWDSLRPSEEGLFQVTLCADHHCKYVAWRRKKLYLLFAKHRYIARIFALVVRNDISEKLFSLNHRAVDSSGRRYDLRLPTYCHVPVTDLENTHVFLQVPS
- the popdc3 gene encoding popeye domain-containing protein 3 isoform X2: MEPLDVAALNLTVPTAPPLCERWRGGSEGAVFHLANIFFFFGFTGGSSLYGLLYLFTLLSAGFFCSTLWAWSEPCSTDSFLWSLVLFGIVACSEGEVHSLEPDHCFAVEGRTAIDKLSVLLSGRVRVTVNGEFLHFIHPFQFLDSPEWDSLRPSEEGLFQVTLCADHHCKYVAWRRKKLYLLFAKHRYIARIFALVVRNDISEKLFSLNHRAVDSSGRRYDLRLPTYCHVPVTDLENTHVFLQVPS